A genomic region of Pseudomonas migulae contains the following coding sequences:
- a CDS encoding tripartite tricarboxylate transporter permease: MDILASLAMGFSSALTPINLMWGFIGCLLGTAIGVLPGIGPALTVALLLPITAKVDPTGALIMFAGIYYGAQFGGSTTSILLNTPGESSSMVTALEGNLMARNGRAGPALATAAIGSFVAGTIATVLLTLFAPIVAKLALKFGPAEYFAILVLSFTTVSAVLGASMLRGFASLGVGLTIGLIGLDSTSGIARYTLGVPELVDGIEVVLVAVGLFAVGEALYSLLYQKEEATGRHRLTSLWMTRADWKRSVPAWLRGTLIGFPFGSIPAGGAEIPTFLSYSTERKLSKYPKEFAASKGEGAIEGVAGPEAANNASATGSLVPLLTLGIPTSATAAILLAAFQNYNLQPGPLLFETSGELVWTLVASLYIGNVILLVLNLPLVGLWVKLLQIPRPYLNAGILVFATIGVYGMRHSSFDLLLMLAIGWGGVLMRRFDFPVAPVIVGMLLGPMAEKQLRNALSISEGDWTVFLTQPISAAFLALTLLVLLVPHLLHARGIKLHEDD, from the coding sequence GTGGATATTCTTGCAAGCCTGGCAATGGGTTTTTCCTCGGCCCTGACGCCAATCAATCTGATGTGGGGGTTCATTGGCTGTCTGCTCGGCACTGCCATCGGTGTCTTGCCGGGCATCGGGCCGGCGCTGACGGTGGCGCTGCTGCTGCCGATCACTGCGAAGGTCGACCCCACCGGCGCGCTGATCATGTTTGCCGGTATCTATTACGGCGCTCAGTTTGGCGGCTCCACGACCTCCATTTTGCTCAATACGCCCGGGGAGTCGTCTTCCATGGTGACGGCCCTGGAAGGCAACCTCATGGCCCGCAATGGCCGGGCAGGACCGGCCTTGGCCACGGCGGCCATTGGTTCCTTTGTGGCGGGCACCATTGCGACGGTTCTGCTGACCCTGTTTGCGCCGATCGTGGCCAAACTGGCGCTCAAATTCGGACCTGCGGAGTATTTCGCCATCCTGGTGCTGTCGTTCACGACAGTGTCCGCCGTGCTCGGTGCGTCGATGTTGCGCGGTTTTGCCTCGCTGGGTGTGGGCCTGACCATCGGCTTGATCGGCCTGGACTCGACCTCGGGCATTGCTCGCTACACCCTGGGCGTTCCGGAGCTGGTCGATGGCATCGAAGTCGTGCTGGTGGCGGTGGGGTTGTTTGCGGTGGGCGAGGCGTTGTACAGCCTGCTTTATCAGAAAGAAGAGGCGACCGGCCGGCATCGCCTGACCTCTTTGTGGATGACGCGTGCTGACTGGAAACGCTCGGTTCCGGCGTGGCTGCGTGGAACGCTGATCGGGTTTCCCTTCGGGTCGATCCCGGCCGGTGGCGCGGAGATCCCGACGTTTCTGTCCTATTCCACCGAGCGCAAGCTCAGCAAATACCCGAAAGAATTCGCCGCCAGCAAAGGCGAGGGCGCCATCGAGGGCGTCGCCGGCCCTGAAGCGGCGAACAACGCGAGTGCGACCGGCTCTCTGGTGCCGTTGCTGACCCTTGGTATCCCGACGTCGGCCACGGCAGCCATCCTGTTGGCTGCATTCCAGAACTACAACCTGCAACCGGGACCGCTGCTGTTTGAAACCTCGGGTGAACTGGTCTGGACCCTGGTGGCGTCGCTCTACATCGGCAACGTCATCCTGCTGGTGTTGAACCTGCCGTTGGTGGGGCTCTGGGTGAAGTTGTTGCAGATACCCCGACCGTACCTGAACGCCGGGATCCTGGTGTTCGCCACCATCGGCGTTTACGGCATGCGCCACTCTTCATTCGACCTGTTGCTGATGCTGGCGATCGGGTGGGGCGGGGTGTTGATGCGGCGGTTCGACTTCCCTGTCGCCCCGGTGATCGTGGGCATGCTGCTGGGGCCGATGGCGGAAAAACAACTGCGTAACGCGTTGTCGATCAGCGAGGGCG
- a CDS encoding heavy metal response regulator transcription factor has product MNILVVEDEPKAGNYLLNGLQELGYSVSLARDGADGLHLALEHDFDVIVLDVMMPKMDGWEVLRRLRKEADTPVLFLTARDDIADRIKGLELGADDYLIKPFSFAELVARLRTLTRRGPTREEEQLQVDDLQIDVLKRRITRAGVKITLTNKEFALLHLFATHQGQVLSRSMIASRVWDMNFDSDTNVVDVAVRRLRLKIDDPFQLKLIHSVRGIGYRFDTQP; this is encoded by the coding sequence ATGAACATTCTCGTAGTCGAAGACGAACCCAAAGCGGGTAATTACCTGCTCAACGGCCTGCAGGAACTCGGTTACTCCGTCAGCCTGGCGCGGGACGGCGCCGACGGTTTGCACCTGGCCCTGGAGCACGACTTCGACGTCATCGTGCTGGACGTGATGATGCCGAAAATGGATGGCTGGGAAGTCCTGCGCCGCTTGCGCAAGGAAGCCGACACGCCAGTGCTGTTTCTCACCGCCCGGGACGACATCGCCGACCGCATCAAGGGCCTGGAACTGGGTGCCGACGATTACCTGATCAAGCCTTTTTCCTTCGCCGAACTGGTGGCGCGCCTGCGTACCCTGACCCGCCGTGGTCCCACCCGCGAAGAAGAACAGTTGCAAGTGGACGACCTGCAGATCGACGTGCTCAAGCGCCGCATCACCCGCGCCGGCGTGAAAATCACCCTGACCAACAAGGAATTCGCCCTGCTGCACCTGTTCGCCACGCATCAGGGTCAGGTCCTGTCGCGCTCGATGATCGCTTCGAGGGTCTGGGACATGAACTTCGACAGTGACACCAATGTCGTCGACGTCGCCGTGCGTCGTTTGCGCCTGAAAATCGATGACCCGTTCCAGCTCAAGCTGATCCACAGCGTGCGCGGCATCGGCTACCGCTTCGATACCCAGCCATGA
- a CDS encoding NAD(P)/FAD-dependent oxidoreductase — protein MTNECGWIAQAGSSPARRPLKGTEKADWLIIGAGITGLSAAHSLAQMHPQARIVIVDRQRAAQGASARNSGFVVGHEHPTKDELIGNPGFAGYEVDTAISRAASDEVRQRIARHGIECDFRDSGYFFAVSDPGKLTDVEAKLATLRAVGASAQFLQGEQLNEKLGTRHYQAGIWCGHGNALLQPAKYVKGLLDALPDNVTVFENTDITGLERSGVGRIRARGTAGSIEVKQVMVCLNAFIPRSGIEDSGTFPMELSASLTRPLSDEEFQSIGAVEPWGVLSTRPLGATVRLTPDRRVMIRNTAEYRSRDLTDSELLHRRKHHVLGLQRRFPFLGEQDIQYTWTGHLSASRTGQPYFGKVEEGVFAVAGCNGSGVARGTLWGRLLAEMASGTCSPILESVMRRAQPGWLPPRPLLDIGAMLRMRVEAVRARTEI, from the coding sequence ATGACCAATGAATGTGGCTGGATTGCGCAGGCGGGAAGTTCACCCGCTCGCCGTCCTCTCAAAGGCACGGAAAAGGCCGACTGGCTGATTATCGGTGCCGGCATCACCGGGTTGAGTGCTGCGCACTCGCTCGCGCAGATGCACCCTCAGGCGCGGATCGTGATCGTTGACCGTCAGCGCGCGGCGCAAGGCGCTTCGGCGCGCAACTCGGGTTTCGTGGTGGGCCACGAACACCCGACCAAGGATGAACTGATCGGCAACCCCGGGTTTGCCGGTTATGAAGTGGACACCGCGATTTCCCGTGCCGCCAGCGATGAAGTTCGTCAGCGCATCGCGCGTCATGGCATCGAATGCGATTTCCGGGATTCCGGCTATTTCTTCGCCGTCAGCGATCCCGGCAAGTTGACCGATGTCGAGGCCAAACTGGCGACTTTGCGCGCCGTCGGCGCCTCTGCGCAATTTCTGCAAGGTGAACAGCTGAACGAAAAACTCGGCACCCGGCATTACCAGGCGGGGATCTGGTGCGGCCACGGCAACGCGCTGCTGCAACCGGCGAAATATGTGAAGGGCTTGCTGGATGCACTCCCGGACAACGTGACCGTCTTCGAGAATACCGACATCACCGGCCTGGAGCGTTCGGGCGTCGGGCGTATTCGCGCCAGAGGCACCGCCGGCAGCATCGAGGTGAAACAGGTCATGGTGTGCCTGAACGCGTTCATTCCCCGTTCGGGGATCGAGGACAGCGGCACCTTCCCGATGGAGCTCAGCGCCAGCCTGACCCGGCCGCTCAGCGATGAAGAGTTCCAGTCCATCGGCGCTGTCGAGCCGTGGGGCGTGCTTTCTACCCGGCCGCTCGGCGCTACCGTGCGACTGACCCCGGATCGTCGCGTGATGATCCGCAATACCGCGGAATACCGTTCCCGCGACCTGACCGACAGCGAGCTGCTGCATCGGCGCAAACACCATGTGCTCGGCCTGCAACGGCGTTTTCCGTTTCTGGGCGAGCAGGACATTCAATACACCTGGACCGGCCACTTAAGCGCCTCACGCACCGGGCAACCTTATTTCGGCAAAGTCGAAGAGGGCGTGTTCGCAGTGGCGGGCTGCAATGGTTCGGGCGTCGCGCGCGGCACGCTGTGGGGTCGATTGCTCGCCGAAATGGCCTCGGGCACCTGCTCGCCAATCCTCGAATCAGTGATGCGCAGGGCGCAACCGGGCTGGCTGCCGCCACGTCCTTTGCTCGATATCGGTGCCATGCTTCGCATGCGCGTGGAGGCGGTCAGGGCCAGGACTGAAATCTAG
- a CDS encoding DUF6152 family protein, with protein MKGMLGGIGLSLILATTAAFAHHGWSEYDSGNPLQLNGTIEESGYSHPHGFVRLKTPDKTWNVVLAPPSRMENRGLSKEMLSVGSTASVVGYQNRSKPDELRAERITVGDKTIELR; from the coding sequence ATGAAAGGCATGCTCGGCGGCATTGGTTTGTCACTGATACTGGCGACAACCGCAGCGTTCGCTCATCACGGCTGGAGTGAATACGATTCCGGCAATCCCTTGCAATTGAACGGCACGATCGAAGAATCGGGATACTCCCATCCCCATGGATTCGTGCGCCTCAAAACACCGGACAAGACCTGGAACGTGGTATTGGCGCCGCCCTCGCGCATGGAGAACCGTGGTCTTTCCAAGGAGATGCTAAGTGTCGGCAGCACGGCTAGCGTGGTCGGTTATCAGAATCGCAGCAAACCGGATGAACTGCGCGCCGAACGCATCACAGTCGGCGACAAAACCATTGAGTTACGCTGA
- a CDS encoding polyamine ABC transporter substrate-binding protein, with protein MRVNTLPLMVALTTLSAATYADEVVNISNWNGYIADDTLTSFTRETGIKATYDIHDSNEVLESKLMTGNTGYDVVSPSNHFLSRLIKAGAIQKLDRSQLPNWENLDPALMKKLEVNDPGNQYGYPYMWGTAGIGYNVEKIKAIFGNTDVTHSWKLFFDEENIKKLSQCGVAIIDNPTQILPITLNYLGLPPHSHEPADYKKAEQALLKIRPYVQYFHASKYISDLANGNVCAVIGFNGDIVQAAASAKEANNGIDIAYSIPDEGSTLWFDMVVMPKSAPHEKDGYAYMNYLLTPQVIANISNSIHYANPNLAADQYVTPAVKQDLAIYPPKSVLDKLFTVEELPASIARLSTRLWTKLKTNT; from the coding sequence ATGCGCGTGAACACACTTCCCCTGATGGTTGCGCTGACCACGTTGTCCGCCGCCACTTACGCGGACGAAGTCGTCAATATTTCCAACTGGAACGGCTATATCGCCGACGACACCCTGACCAGTTTCACCAGGGAAACCGGGATCAAGGCGACTTACGACATCCATGACAGCAACGAAGTGCTGGAGTCGAAGCTGATGACCGGCAACACCGGTTACGACGTGGTCAGCCCTTCGAACCACTTCCTGTCGCGCCTGATCAAGGCCGGGGCCATTCAGAAACTCGACAGGAGCCAGCTGCCCAACTGGGAAAACCTTGATCCGGCGTTGATGAAAAAACTCGAAGTCAATGATCCGGGCAATCAGTACGGCTATCCGTACATGTGGGGCACGGCGGGGATTGGCTACAACGTCGAGAAGATCAAGGCGATCTTCGGCAACACCGATGTCACCCACTCGTGGAAGCTGTTTTTTGATGAGGAAAACATCAAGAAGCTCAGCCAGTGCGGCGTGGCGATTATCGACAACCCGACGCAGATCCTGCCGATCACCCTCAATTACCTGGGCTTGCCACCCCATAGCCACGAGCCGGCTGACTACAAGAAAGCCGAGCAGGCGCTGCTGAAAATCAGGCCGTACGTGCAGTATTTTCACGCGTCCAAGTACATCAGCGACCTGGCGAACGGCAATGTCTGCGCGGTGATCGGGTTCAACGGCGACATCGTTCAGGCGGCTGCCAGCGCCAAGGAAGCCAACAACGGCATCGACATCGCCTATTCGATCCCTGATGAAGGCTCGACCCTGTGGTTCGACATGGTGGTCATGCCCAAGAGCGCGCCGCACGAGAAGGATGGCTACGCCTACATGAACTACCTGCTGACGCCGCAAGTCATTGCCAACATCAGCAACAGCATCCACTACGCCAACCCCAACCTCGCGGCGGATCAGTACGTGACCCCGGCCGTAAAGCAGGACCTGGCGATCTACCCACCGAAAAGTGTGCTGGACAAGCTGTTTACCGTCGAGGAATTGCCTGCGTCGATTGCGCGGTTGAGCACGCGTCTGTGGACCAAGTTGAAAACCAATACCTGA
- the chrA gene encoding chromate efflux transporter: MDDPRADNRNNAWSVFLIFLRLGLTSFGGPIAHLGYFREEFVTRRRWLTEHSYADLVALCQFLPGPASSQVGIALGMSRAGYRGALAAWAGFTLPSAVALILFALGLSRYGAILSPGALHGLKVVAVAVVAQAVWGMARNLCTDGLRVTLMMISAGVVLLEPSAWAQVGVITAAGVAGLLLFKPAQRDGHDPLPIPLSRRVGAIWLSLFVALLIGLPILNQLLPSQTLALVDAFYRAGSLVFGGGHVVLPLLQAEVVPSGWVSNEAFLAGYGATQAVPGPLFTFAAFLGASMNPAPSGWLGGLICLLAIFAPSFLLILGALPFWERLRRSVRAQAALIGVNAAVVGLLLAALYQPVWTSAIFTAQDFGLALVALVALMFWKLPPWLVVIGCGVAGWLLSAG; encoded by the coding sequence ATGGACGACCCTCGTGCCGATAACCGCAACAACGCATGGTCGGTGTTCCTCATTTTCCTGCGCCTCGGGCTGACCTCGTTTGGCGGCCCCATCGCCCACCTGGGCTACTTCCGTGAGGAATTCGTCACACGCCGGCGCTGGCTGACGGAGCACAGTTATGCGGATCTGGTGGCGCTGTGCCAATTTCTGCCGGGGCCGGCCAGCAGCCAGGTCGGCATTGCACTGGGCATGTCTCGGGCGGGATACCGTGGTGCACTCGCCGCGTGGGCCGGTTTTACGTTGCCTTCGGCCGTTGCCCTGATCCTGTTTGCCCTGGGTCTCTCCCGATACGGTGCAATTCTCTCGCCGGGCGCATTGCACGGACTCAAAGTGGTGGCCGTCGCGGTGGTTGCGCAAGCGGTGTGGGGCATGGCGCGAAACCTGTGCACGGATGGGCTGCGCGTCACCCTCATGATGATTTCAGCCGGCGTTGTCCTGCTTGAACCGTCCGCCTGGGCGCAGGTCGGCGTGATCACCGCCGCCGGTGTCGCCGGCCTGCTGTTGTTCAAACCCGCACAGCGTGACGGGCACGATCCTCTGCCCATCCCCCTCAGTCGACGAGTCGGGGCGATCTGGTTGTCGCTGTTTGTGGCTCTGCTGATCGGCCTGCCGATCTTGAATCAACTCTTGCCGAGTCAAACCCTGGCGCTGGTGGATGCCTTCTACCGGGCCGGCTCACTGGTCTTCGGTGGCGGCCACGTCGTGCTGCCGCTGCTGCAAGCCGAGGTGGTGCCTTCGGGCTGGGTCAGCAATGAAGCGTTTCTCGCCGGGTATGGCGCCACGCAGGCCGTACCGGGCCCGCTGTTCACGTTCGCCGCATTCCTCGGTGCATCCATGAACCCTGCCCCGTCGGGCTGGCTCGGCGGGTTGATCTGCCTGCTGGCGATCTTCGCGCCTTCGTTCCTGTTGATCCTGGGTGCCTTGCCTTTTTGGGAACGGTTGCGTCGCAGCGTACGCGCGCAAGCCGCATTGATCGGGGTGAATGCTGCCGTGGTCGGCTTGTTGTTGGCCGCGCTGTATCAACCGGTCTGGACCAGTGCAATTTTCACCGCACAGGACTTTGGTCTGGCGTTGGTCGCCCTTGTTGCGTTGATGTTCTGGAAGCTGCCGCCGTGGCTGGTGGTGATCGGTTGCGGGGTTGCAGGCTGGCTGTTGAGCGCCGGCTAA
- a CDS encoding Bug family tripartite tricarboxylate transporter substrate binding protein: MFSLLRRSTRCLAVVVTTAVLATPAFALDTVKFMAPGSVGGGYDQTARVLGKALIEAKAAKSATFENKGGAGGTLGLAQFANSTKGDPNALLVVGAIMVAGIEQNKPQITLKDVTPIARLFTEYNVIAVRKESEFKTLEDLLKAFKEKPTSISWGGGSKGSIDHIGIAELAAKMGIPVNKVNYVAFAGGGEVVAQALGGQIKAITGGYAELGQYIRSGQFRVLAIGAPERVADIDAPTLKESGYDVIIGNWRGVYGAANLTSEQRKEVTDAVVAAANSKVWKDNIETNKWSANILTGDEFGKFVDEEHVRLRAMLVEVGLVAK, translated from the coding sequence ATGTTTTCATTGTTACGTCGATCCACCCGTTGCCTCGCGGTTGTCGTCACTACCGCTGTGCTTGCAACGCCTGCATTCGCACTGGATACCGTGAAATTCATGGCCCCTGGCTCGGTCGGCGGCGGTTATGACCAGACCGCGCGGGTGCTGGGCAAGGCCTTGATTGAAGCCAAGGCAGCCAAATCCGCCACCTTCGAAAACAAAGGGGGAGCAGGGGGCACGCTGGGGCTGGCGCAATTTGCCAACAGCACCAAGGGCGATCCGAATGCGCTGCTGGTGGTCGGTGCGATCATGGTCGCGGGCATCGAGCAGAACAAACCGCAGATTACCTTGAAGGATGTGACGCCGATTGCCCGGCTCTTTACCGAGTACAACGTGATTGCGGTGCGCAAGGAGTCCGAATTCAAAACTCTGGAGGACCTGCTGAAAGCCTTCAAGGAAAAACCGACCAGTATTTCCTGGGGCGGTGGCTCCAAGGGGTCGATCGATCACATCGGCATTGCCGAATTGGCCGCAAAAATGGGTATTCCGGTCAACAAGGTCAATTACGTTGCCTTTGCGGGCGGGGGTGAAGTGGTTGCCCAGGCATTGGGCGGTCAGATCAAAGCGATCACCGGCGGTTACGCCGAGCTTGGCCAATACATCAGGAGCGGTCAGTTCCGCGTGCTCGCCATCGGTGCACCAGAGCGCGTTGCCGACATCGATGCGCCGACGCTTAAAGAAAGCGGGTATGACGTGATCATCGGCAATTGGCGTGGTGTTTACGGTGCCGCGAATCTCACCTCCGAGCAGCGCAAGGAAGTGACCGACGCCGTGGTCGCCGCCGCCAACAGCAAGGTCTGGAAAGACAATATTGAAACCAACAAATGGTCTGCCAACATTCTGACCGGTGACGAATTCGGCAAATTCGTTGACGAGGAGCATGTGCGGCTGCGTGCGATGCTGGTCGAGGTGGGGCTGGTTGCGAAATGA
- a CDS encoding LysR substrate-binding domain-containing protein has translation MDKIRHVPSLQALQALVEVSDSGSFTQAAQKLCLTQSAVSRKIQLLESHFGVPMFARTSRNVRLTPEGEQVLGTARNILAQLKILEDRLAPQERPFRIRMHVSLAVRWLLPKLSEFYRSHPEVSLSIETVATEVVEPAIDSDAYILYLPEPSPDPDCLTLFKEALVPVCAPGLGTSTRPLAAVQDLVSFPLLHRSADRHDWTQWLSANDGKSLEDYRHIPFNLDELALDAAARGLGVAMTDRTLAGESIERGVLVIPFGRPLETRGVYALNLQPSAAAHPACALVLQWFAQQAEKEADAD, from the coding sequence ATGGATAAAATCCGTCACGTTCCCTCGCTCCAGGCCTTGCAGGCGCTGGTGGAAGTCTCCGACTCGGGAAGCTTCACCCAAGCCGCCCAGAAGCTGTGCCTGACCCAAAGTGCGGTCAGTCGAAAAATCCAGCTGTTGGAGAGCCACTTTGGTGTGCCGATGTTCGCGAGGACCAGCCGCAATGTCCGGCTGACACCGGAAGGTGAGCAGGTGCTGGGCACCGCCCGGAACATCCTCGCGCAACTAAAAATACTGGAAGACCGCCTCGCCCCGCAGGAACGCCCTTTCCGCATCCGCATGCACGTGTCACTGGCGGTTCGCTGGTTGCTGCCGAAATTGAGCGAGTTCTATCGAAGTCACCCGGAGGTTTCGCTGTCGATCGAAACCGTGGCGACGGAAGTGGTCGAGCCGGCCATCGACAGCGATGCCTACATCCTTTATCTGCCCGAACCATCCCCCGATCCAGATTGCCTGACCCTGTTCAAGGAAGCGTTGGTGCCGGTGTGCGCTCCCGGTCTGGGCACCTCGACACGGCCACTGGCAGCGGTGCAGGACCTGGTGAGTTTCCCGTTGCTGCACCGCTCGGCGGACCGGCATGACTGGACCCAATGGCTGTCTGCCAATGACGGAAAATCGCTGGAAGATTACCGCCACATCCCCTTCAACCTCGACGAACTGGCGCTCGACGCAGCAGCGCGAGGATTGGGTGTGGCGATGACGGACAGGACGCTGGCCGGAGAGTCGATCGAACGGGGCGTGCTGGTCATCCCGTTCGGCCGCCCGTTGGAAACACGAGGTGTCTACGCGTTGAATCTGCAACCTTCAGCCGCCGCACATCCGGCCTGCGCGCTGGTTCTGCAATGGTTCGCGCAGCAGGCCGAAAAGGAAGCCGACGCTGATTGA
- a CDS encoding DUF2790 domain-containing protein codes for MKKIIFAFAALLATGSAFADTQNTAPVIHDKTGFFVHMDVDKVLSSTDISQQCGVIPARLDYLDHQGREHVLDYQVEGSGCTNDH; via the coding sequence ATGAAAAAGATTATCTTCGCCTTCGCCGCCCTCCTCGCCACCGGCTCGGCTTTTGCCGACACGCAGAACACGGCACCGGTGATCCATGACAAGACCGGTTTCTTCGTGCACATGGACGTTGATAAAGTCCTGTCCAGCACCGACATTTCGCAGCAGTGCGGCGTGATTCCGGCGCGACTCGACTACCTGGACCATCAGGGTCGCGAGCATGTGCTGGATTACCAGGTCGAAGGCAGCGGCTGCACCAATGATCATTGA
- a CDS encoding alpha/beta hydrolase codes for MKPLNKLCLIAASLLMLGTGSAMASDIAPVKADNVVLVHGSWADGSSWADVISRLQAAGLHVTAVQNPLTSVADDVAATQRVLNQQDGPTVLVGHSYAGTVVSEAGVNPKVSSLVYVAARAPDAGEDFVALSGKYPTMPVRAGTEEHDGFVSLKQDAFLKYFASDVPHDKAMQLFAVQQPIAKTLFTERTTAAAWHSKPSWYAVSSLDQTINPDLERFLAKRMGATTIELPSSHLSLVSHSKEIADLILEASGRQP; via the coding sequence ATGAAACCATTGAACAAACTCTGCCTGATCGCCGCCAGCCTGTTGATGCTCGGCACCGGTTCCGCCATGGCCAGCGACATCGCGCCGGTCAAGGCCGACAACGTCGTGCTGGTGCACGGCTCCTGGGCCGATGGCTCGAGCTGGGCAGACGTGATCTCGCGGTTGCAGGCCGCCGGTTTGCACGTCACCGCCGTGCAAAATCCGCTGACCTCGGTTGCCGACGACGTCGCCGCGACCCAGCGCGTACTCAATCAGCAAGACGGCCCGACGGTATTGGTCGGCCACTCCTACGCCGGCACCGTGGTCAGTGAAGCCGGGGTCAATCCCAAGGTGAGCTCGCTGGTATATGTCGCCGCCCGCGCGCCGGATGCCGGTGAGGATTTTGTCGCGCTGTCAGGCAAATACCCGACCATGCCCGTGCGCGCCGGCACCGAAGAGCATGACGGTTTCGTCAGCCTGAAACAGGACGCCTTCCTCAAGTACTTCGCCAGCGACGTGCCCCACGACAAGGCGATGCAACTGTTCGCCGTGCAGCAACCGATCGCCAAAACCCTGTTCACCGAACGCACCACCGCAGCCGCCTGGCACAGCAAACCGTCGTGGTACGCGGTCTCCAGCCTCGACCAGACCATCAATCCGGACCTCGAACGCTTCCTCGCCAAGCGCATGGGCGCGACCACCATCGAGCTGCCGTCGAGCCACTTGTCCCTGGTCTCCCACTCCAAGGAAATCGCCGACCTGATCCTCGAAGCCTCCGGTCGCCAGCCATAA
- a CDS encoding DUF6644 family protein, with the protein MQTLNTGVEPGADSWLDWVGESQLGAAMRGDLWLYPLVEVVHIIGFAVLVGSVVMFDMRVLGLSKNIAVTDLARHLLTWSLAALLLIVPAGLMMFSAHPHDFASNSIFILKLCLIATAGLNAALFHVGVYRSVDHWNTAVAAPGIAKCQALLSIALWLTVVLCGRLLAYT; encoded by the coding sequence ATGCAAACCCTCAATACCGGTGTGGAGCCGGGAGCGGATAGCTGGCTGGACTGGGTGGGTGAGTCGCAATTGGGCGCTGCCATGCGCGGCGACCTGTGGCTGTATCCGCTGGTGGAGGTGGTTCACATCATCGGGTTCGCCGTGTTGGTCGGCTCCGTGGTGATGTTCGATATGCGGGTGCTCGGGCTGTCGAAAAACATTGCCGTCACCGACCTCGCTCGCCACCTGTTGACCTGGTCACTCGCAGCACTGCTGTTGATCGTGCCTGCCGGACTGATGATGTTTTCAGCCCACCCACATGATTTCGCCTCCAACAGCATCTTTATCCTTAAGCTTTGCCTGATTGCGACGGCGGGCCTCAATGCAGCGCTGTTCCACGTCGGTGTCTATCGTTCAGTCGATCATTGGAACACTGCGGTCGCCGCGCCCGGCATCGCAAAATGCCAGGCGCTGCTGTCGATCGCGTTATGGCTCACGGTGGTGTTGTGCGGTCGACTGCTGGCCTACACCTGA
- a CDS encoding tripartite tricarboxylate transporter TctB family protein, with product MTQARKIVPVQLAIGIGVLAISAVLAYGAFLFPEEMGFVILAAYVYPYAVAVFLGGVGAVLIYQALTGGFRELADHEDESAKVLPGGKAGVAWVTGGLLGVAVLINLIGFVLAAALLFACSARGFGSRHPLRDLAIGIALTLPIYWLFNAGLGVSLPPLVNAWI from the coding sequence ATGACTCAGGCGCGCAAAATCGTACCGGTGCAACTGGCGATTGGCATCGGTGTGCTAGCCATCAGCGCCGTGCTGGCGTACGGCGCCTTCCTGTTTCCCGAAGAGATGGGCTTCGTCATCCTCGCCGCGTATGTCTACCCCTATGCCGTCGCGGTATTCCTGGGGGGCGTGGGTGCAGTCCTGATCTATCAAGCCCTCACCGGCGGTTTTCGCGAACTGGCTGACCACGAAGACGAATCCGCCAAGGTGTTGCCCGGCGGCAAGGCCGGTGTGGCGTGGGTGACGGGAGGACTGCTGGGGGTGGCCGTGCTGATCAATCTGATCGGATTCGTCCTGGCGGCCGCGCTGTTGTTCGCCTGTTCGGCGCGGGGCTTTGGCAGTCGCCATCCCCTGCGCGATCTCGCCATCGGCATTGCCCTGACGCTACCGATTTACTGGCTGTTCAATGCCGGGCTGGGGGTTTCCCTTCCGCCGCTTGTCAACGCCTGGATCTGA